Genomic window (Xenopus laevis strain J_2021 chromosome 3S, Xenopus_laevis_v10.1, whole genome shotgun sequence):
TCTTGACAGCTGCATTTCCCTGATATGccccctcaaggtgggcatatcagggaaataTCTGGTCATTTGACAACCTTGCTAAATGTATCTATAAGTGTATGGCCAACTATAGTCAGATGATCTGACCAATCCTTAAAAAGCTGGCCCATCAATTTCCAGGAGAATCAAAAGAAGCTTTGAGCTGGGGAGGTCTAGGCCTACCGGGCTGCTGCATCAGAGGCCCACAACCCACTGACCATGGCACCCCGCCTCTCTCCACCACCCCCACTGCCCAACAAGCCATAACCTCCTTCCACCCCCTCTGCCAGCACATACTTCGCTATCTATTATTCAGCCATAATTGAGGCAGGGGAGGAGTCAGTGAGTAGTGCACCATGTCAACAAGAGTCAAGTGGCTGTTGAGTATGGGTCTTGGCCAGTGGAACCCActgagtttttttcctggtgtcctcccagcccagtctgaccctggtcaaAAGATTTGTCAACTGTACTGGCATCATGTAACCCGACTACAAGGTATTGTCATGAACACTCCAACTGAAAATCTGATGCCCATTCAACTTAGGTTTCCATGGTCTAAAAGAGTTGATTTATTTATTGGTCATGTGTGGTTCTAGTGTGTAGCATCAAGATGAACATATATTATAAACATAATGACAACTAATCACAGAACTCACATGCTCCCTTGCTCATTCGCCTGGAGATCTCTATCAGAATTCTTGAGTAGCAGGAAATCATGATCAGCAGTGGGAGGAGGAAGAGGCAGATGAAGCTCACCATGTTGTAGACAGTTTCTTGCCAGTGCTCCTGAAAGCTGCCTCTGGTGGTACATTGGGTGAAATTCTGAGGCTCGGTGATGGTGACTGTATGAAACAGAAACAGCTATCGAGAGAAAGGTGAAACACGAGTCACCGGTATTCTCTGAATTTTATTGTAGTTCTAAAcatgcatttcattttttattcaaattattacaCTGGAGTTAACACAGAGGTTAAAGAGCTTGAATATCACACCAAAAATTAGAGCTATTCCAGGACAACAGCCTATATGAATGCACAAGAAAGTCTCATTGTAAATCAATAATACAaaatgatctatctatctatctatctatctatctatctatctatctatctatcatatatctatctgtctatctcatACCAACCAACTGTCCCACTTTCtgagggacagtcctgattttgacagctcagcccgtagtcgcgagtttctctttgatctcctgaaaCTAGAAAAGatatgtttctgaaacttaattaaaataaaatgtttttttggcagagagcccagaacactatatttatcaaagagtgaagttaatagtgaagttctgccactagagtgaaattccaccactctccattcatttctatgggatttttataggcgtatttatcaaagggtgaactttcacttcacccattgataaatacgcctttcaaaatcccatagaaatgaattgagagctggggaatttcactctagtggcggaacttcactctttgataaatttacccctaaacaCCTGCACTTactacatttgtaacaatttaagataagcaaagatacaattgtaacttgGGGTTACTTGAGactcagcttaaaggacaatttcagCTTCATCTTTCAATCTATTTATCATCTCTCATGTACCTATttatcttttaaatatatatttatgtgtcttCTATCTATATTTTCTACCAGCaatataattcaaaataattacTCTTCTTATATTGTGATTTGCATTGCTTTAACCTTGACACAGGATCAGAGTATTGTAGGGGCATTTCctaagtaaaacatgtttttctttaacctatttttttttttcaggacaacctaaacTTTGTAAAATTCCACTTTGAAAActaataataaatacttttttgatAATGTAGGGAAATAAACAtgcacatatattatttatatgcacAACAGTACACCTGATTTGGAAAACGCATTAGCATACAGGTGCCAAATATGTATTGTTTAGAGAATGAGATTCTTGACTTCAAAAACCCACAGCAAtgcaacaataattttcaaagtaccgtatatactcgtgtataagccgacccgtgtataagccgaggtacctaatttacctaagaaaactggaaaaatgtattgactcgtgtataagcctaggggccccatgtcagatttcaaaatgtgaatgtgacccggccgcaacaattgggggacactgggcaggtacctgttactgtctgtgactgactgtgtcgccgcccggatttcatgtttgcttccctctgccacccccatttcatgtttgctttcaaaatggcggcgcccatggccgccacgtgggtagcggccggcgccgctacccacgtggcggccatgggcgccgccattttgaaagcgaacgccggcagggaaggacgcgccgcccggagctcctggacctgctccgggcggcgacacaggcagtcacaggcagtcctgctggggccgcggaaaggtatgacccgcgtataagccgagtttgagtttttcagcacattttgggtgctgaaaaactcggcttatacgcgagtatatacggtacatcaaCAGAAAAAAGCCTGCTTTATATTTCAAGGCCATAAAAGCACCTaacagtaaggggctgattcactaagggtcgaatatcgagggttaattaaccctcgatattcgactaggaactaaaatccttcgacttcgaatatcgaagtcgaaggatttagcgcagatagtaggatcgaacgatcgtaggataattccttcgattagaaggatttaaatccaacaatcgaaggaatatccttcgatcaaaaaaagttagccaagcctatggggaccttccccataggctaacattgacttcggtagcttttcgatgccgaactagggggtcaaagttttttttaagagagagtacttcgactttcgaatggtcgaatagtcgaacgatttttacttcgaatccttcgattcaaagtcgtagtcgaaggtcgaagtagcccattcgatggtcgaagtagcccaaaaaaaacttcgaaattcgaagtttttttacttcgaatccttcactcgaagttagtgaatcggcccctaaggttATAAAACCATATGAATTATGCAGAATACACATTCTCACTAACTGCAAGTTAAcccacaaatatatacatttgaaaaatagatatCCTGGAGAATTTATAATTTAGGAAGATGGCGTTTACAGCATTGAAAGCAACAGCAACACTTGGCTAAACATAGTACATTTTAAGTTCATGGTTGCCCTATATTTCATGTTGTATGCATTACAGAACTACACCCAAGTACACTCAACACATATTATCCAAGCACAATAATATGGAACACACCTGGTGGTCTAAATCAAAATACCTGATAAATTAGTCACACTGTACATGAACATGCTTTGTGTTTGTCATTGCTGTATTTGTGCAATAGACCTGTTCAGATAAGCCCAAGTTGAACAGCAGAGGGCGCTCAGGATACATTTCATTAGAACTGATAATATCATAaaatctaaaacaaataataaaataaagaatgtaaattgcaaatgtgctaATAAGGCCACTCTGagccattttacattgttttaactTACCCTATGTGTCCCACCTTATTATACTTGCAGGCCAGTACCCTGCTCCACCACACTTCTTTCCATTTACCTGTATTAATTATAGGGAATTCTACATTTTGGCAGTAGAAAGCCCAATGTTTTAAGTGTGGTAAAGCCAAGCAAACTTTGTAACATTTTTCATGAACAGTGACTATTATTTAAATTGAGCCTATCCATTTGATTTAAATGGTTGAAGAACTTATACCACTATACTGTTCTGCACATTTATAAAAAGGTAAAGTCAGCTAAAGAGAATTTGAAGTTGTCTTATAAATTAGCCATAGTTTCTCTCAAAGTGAAATCACAGTGTTACCTTCAAAGCTATCTGGTAACTGTCAGACAAGGCAAAGCTATTCCAGTTGCAGCACTCTCCTAAAATGCTCTTTTCTCATTGCCCTGTTGATCTCTTAGTAATTGTTGCTCTTGCATTCTGAATCCATTCATGATAGACTTTTAGATTTAATTTATCCACACTCAAAACACCAGtcttaggggggaatgtaatatgttttgctagCACGAAAAACGGTCGCCGTGACGCTTGCGAACATTAGTGACCATGTTGGTGCTATTTTTGACAGATTAGAGACCTTACCGACTTCCgcgcaaagtttgcaaccaaattgcttttgcaaacgttcgaagtgtatgtaataaaaatttgcaatcgcACAAccttttttgccacaaaatatttaacgaaactccagagcaggtgttaaaggttcgcagttcaaaattaagatttgcaatgcaataaaagcttaacgaagaatattacattgcgacaggcaaatttttattcacaaagggTTGCTCTTtgtcaattttattatttttccccataaaaatctgttgtgttTCTATCTATCCCACAGCTAAAAATTCATTCTTGAAGTAGGCCTGTCCATATGCAGATTGCAATAATACATTGATTTTGATCCCATTTGTAGCATAAATATAAATCTTGTTCAAGTCCAGTTGTAAAGGATTTTGGAGGTTAAATAATAGCTGTTGCAAAGAGAAGCAAATGTGTTTGCTCCAGTTCAACCAGCCCATAGCAAGCAGATATCTGGTTATTTTATGTTAATAGACCAGGAGTTcattttgcacctgttattacattataGAAAAAAGATTAGgctgctccaaactcaccccctgtGTGCTCTCCTTAGTGCAGCTTCATTTTAGTATTCCCACTGTAGTAAGATATGCTCAAGAAGATAGAAGGCGGCACTCTGGTttaaaagaaggtggtttattgcaacaggtcacaaaccaacatcacctgtCGCGTTTCAGGactaactcccttaatcataggcttactaAGCCTTGCTGCCAAAATGCATCAGGTGAtcttggtttgtgacctgttgcaataaaccaccttctgtTTAACCAGAGTGCCACCTTCTATTTTCTTGAGCATACGTTATTACATTATGCCATAACTGAACTTTCTTGGGTTAGGAAACACATGCTTAGAAGCAAGATTAGATAGAAAATGTGGAAATCcatttacaaatgtattaatttcaTAGGAAAAGAAATGTCTGTACCTGTGGCAGTGATAGGAGAATGCTCATTAGCCAGGCCAAGGACAGCATTATCTTGTTCTTCTTCTTGGCCTCACTGATGCCCAGTGGGTTTAAAATGGCAGACTGCCTGTCCACACTGATCACCACAGTGACAAAAGCACAAGAGTACATAGAGAGGAGCTTTAGAAACATAAGTATCCGACAGGCTATGTCTCCCGCTTGCCACTGCACGGTAATATTCCAAATGGCATCCAGTGGCATGACAATAAATGTCACCAGTAGGTCTGCTGTAGTGAGGTTTAGTATGAGGATCCGAACATGAGACCTCTTTTTGTGGCTGGTATTGGAGGTGGCCCACACCACTGCCAAATTGCAGCAGGCCGACAAGGCAAATATGACAAAAGTGATGATTACACGCGCCTTAGCGGCTGGAGAAAACGTGGGGAGCTGGAAAGGGTTCTGGGCCTCAGCTGCAGAAGACGAGTTTGGGTCCATTGCACAGTAACTGCTGAGCCATAGAACATTGTTACAAGTAATGGTGTCTGTCTCTTTAGTGACATTCATTTTTGTAGACATATGAAgttccttaaaagaaaaaaaagacgtTTCTGTTTACAATGCATACTACATTTGAAAAACAGTACAGTCAAGGTTCTACTGTCTATATTTTTACTGGAGATGATTCATTCCCTATTCCCAGGACATTTGAAAAGTATTCATTTTACTTGCACTAGGTATCAAAATATCTCCTAAACTTCATCTGATCGATTATATTTGTCTACTGTGCTATCTGTTTGCATAATGTTCAATCGGTTGATGTCAGTGTAAATTGTGTTGATGAAACTGATCAtctgtttgtatttatatactgtatacacatatatatatatatatatatatatatatatatatatatatatatatatatatatatttgtgtgtgtgggggagaaATATGATTACAGGGTATAGCATTTTTGATTGATGAGGTATCAAGGTGCAGAATACTGTAGTTCTGTTTATTTACAACTAGAGACCATCAGCAATATTGTGTGTTCATGAGTCAGACTGAAATAGAATCATTCAACTATGATATTTTCTTGCCATTGCGTATGTAAACAGTTAATTGCTTTATGGGGAACTATgtccaaaaaactgttttttgcataataaacgAAAGAGTATTTCTAAGCAAGTTCTGTAGCAGAAATCATTTCCAGCACAGTTATTGACTGTCTTGTGCTACTATAATTGATGAGTCAGAACCAAATCTGCAGAGAATATACACACTGCTTTcaacaattgcttacaaattaCTAAAGCTACAGAAAATGTTGATTACTTCAATTCACAGACCAGCTGCAAAggcacccccccccaaaaatgcaCACCAAATTtgaggcattattattattattattattaataataataatattaataataaaatggtatttGCTATCATATGCTGATAATAAGTGGCAGATCGTTGGTGCCACATCATGATGATTATAATTGCATGTCTAGCGTAATTAATAGCACATACTCCATTTGGCCACAGcttagactcaaagatccgctcgtttggcgacatcgccaaacgagcggatctttccccgatatgccactaactgcatggctatatcatatggccgaacgatcgaattacgatgcgggtaaaaatccaaccttcccgatcgatatcgtggccagatatcgatcgagaagacccgtcggaagcccccatacacgggcagataagctgtcaaatcggtcgaaacgaccgatatcggcagctttatctgcccgtgtatggccacctttagagtggcTATGACTTCAGTACAAAGAATGCCAGGTtaagttctatctatctatctatataccaGGAATGTATGAATATGCATGTGATAAAATGAATGTGACAGacctaaatacatttaatttttctctgcacAACATGGTAGAACAGTAGCATTGAAGGAGGGCCAGCCATGGGTGTGTTAGTATGCCTTAACTTATATGTTATTGATTTCTGTTCCATCACTAAATGGGTTAACCTTCAACAGTAAGGTACTTTAAACTGGGATGATGAAGTGAACAGCGTAAGCGCATTAATAATGCAGATGGTACTCCCCAACCTTAGCATTTAGAATTATAATAGCCATTTCCAGGCTATCCTGTTGTATGCATAAGATCTAGGAATATTTATTTGCTTCTAGGATACTCAAAAGATGTATGAGATCTTACGTTTACGAAAACCCTATACATTCAATTAAATTAAatggtaacaaaaaaaacaactttaataaGCTGGTGTAAGATCTAGGGTCGTTTATCAcgatatgtgtctttattagcaGGGAAGGCTAACAGGCAAGCAGCACCTTGCTGATGAAACAGCTATTTATTCTCTTAGATTGTTAGCAGGGGCACTGGAGAAATATTTGCTGTACCACACATACTTCATTAACAAGTTCTAGGACACAAACCAACAATGGGGTCTCCAGCTATCACTGAACTACAGGTCTCAGCATCCTCTTGCAATTGCTGGAAGGCCAATAAGAGCTGGGGGCCACCGTCTAATCATTACTGGCCTAGAGGAAAAATAACTGCCAAATACAGCATTATTGTAGTAATTGATAGAGTGgaagtgcaggtataggatcccttatccggaaagctctgaattccaggaagcccatctctcatagactccattttaatgaaataattaatgataacattaatgaaaacagttttaaaaataatttcctttttatctgtaataacaaaacagtacttgatcccgactaatatataatgaatcgttattgaaggcaaaacaaccctattgggtttatttcatgttccattgattttttttctagtagacttaaggtatgcagatacAAATTATCGAAAGACTgcttatacagaaaactccaagtcccaagcattctagataacaggtcccatacctgtacaacttcccaatatcctaAAGGGATAAACTAAGTAACTATAGAAGCAAGTTCAGAAGCAGATCTATTAATGATCCTAAGTGCTAGGCACTACACTAAACTTCACTGCatttcaataaaatgtctaaTCAGTGCTTGCATATGCTACGATCATTTAACCATCAGGAATTATGTCCATtggtattaataataaaatgcctTAAACCAACTGTAATAAACAATGTGTATCAATATAAAGAGAGACATTCATTGGTCTAATCTAATCCTACCCTGTCATCCTGACTGCATGGTATGCATTATATCTGACTAACTTCAATTCATTATCTATATATACATTCTAAAGATGTAAGAATATACATACCTCTTGGACGGAATAGGGTGAAAATGAGCTCTGAGCATATGCTGCACAGCAGCCAGAAAATGAAGTTATGCACTTCAAGGGAATAAGTTTTCTGGACATAAATCCatttagaaaagcaaaaaaaaaaaaagtaacaagatGTTTCTTCACCAGGCACACAGTATCTCCCACAGAGTTTGCAGCATCCCTGTGGCCCCGCTGTGATGTAGGAATCAGTGAACAACAGCAGCAAATGAAGAATCAATGAAACATGGACAGGTCTCTAGTTAAATACCCAGAATCAGAAGACATGCATTGATTCTTTGTTTCATCAATGGCTTAGTTGAGTTTGTCTCCCAAGgaggattaaaaaaaatccagttcaGGCTCTTCGTGGGAGTACAGTACTAATAGCACCCCCTTAGCAGCTGGTCATTCATAAATGTCAGGCAGACCTTTCCATGTCCTTGCACTTCAGCATCATTATCCAGAGTGTGCTCTGAGTTCCTGTGAGCCTGCTTACATACCAAAAAGGTGTTAATTTGCACCAGTTACTACTCCAGcacaagtacagtatatacatccaCAGCACTGTTTTACTGATCTGCAGCACCTTCCCTTTCACCTAATGATTGCATTTCCCTACTGCTGTAATATATAAGCTTTAGTGTCCTACAATTTGTTCTATctttatctaatctatctatttatctttatctaatctatctatctttatctaatctatctatcactatctatctatctatctatctatctatctatccatcattatctatcgatctatctatcacctatctatctatctatctatctatctatatatctatctatctatctacctatcatctagctatctttatctaatctatctatttatctttatctaatctatcatctatctatctatctatctatctatctatcatctagctatctttatctaatctatctatttatctttatataatctatcatctatctatctatgcagCGCCTTTTGTATCTATGTATCAACCAAGCTTTGTGTCTATTAATTTATCTATCAGTATATCTGTCTCCCTGCTCACAGAACATATTCTGCTTTGCCCTGTGTGCTGTTTACTGCTGTGTTAGAAGTAGAGACTAGAGAAGACAGTATTCCTCCCTCCAAAGCCTCGGTGAGACCATAATGAGAATTTGCCATTATTTGCCAGTGATGTCACATACCTGCACTACATCTGCTGGAAAGAGATAAATGAGGCAGTTTGGGTTATCCATCATTATGTGACAAGTAACTTTCATGTACATTTCTAGAATTGCGCAGTCTGTGGGTTTATGATCTCTTCGAAGAATGCAATAAAGGCAAAGTGGGAAATTGATGGAAAGTACCAGGATAACCAGTGAGCAATAAAAGCAATCAGATTAAACCTAAAT
Coding sequences:
- the gnrhr2.S gene encoding gonadotropin-releasing hormone II receptor, with product MSRKLIPLKCITSFSGCCAAYAQSSFSPYSVQEELHMSTKMNVTKETDTITCNNVLWLSSYCAMDPNSSSAAEAQNPFQLPTFSPAAKARVIITFVIFALSACCNLAVVWATSNTSHKKRSHVRILILNLTTADLLVTFIVMPLDAIWNITVQWQAGDIACRILMFLKLLSMYSCAFVTVVISVDRQSAILNPLGISEAKKKNKIMLSLAWLMSILLSLPQLFLFHTVTITEPQNFTQCTTRGSFQEHWQETVYNMVSFICLFLLPLLIMISCYSRILIEISRRMSKGALSSKKVYLRRSKNNIPKARMRTLKMSIVIVSSFIICWTPYYLLGLWYWFYPKAMEEKVSQSITHILFIFGLVNACLDPITYGLFTIHFRKGIHRYCRGGRPSDFDSSSSVTGSFRCSMSSFRAKKIILNQELQVMQGFNGSSNNSVFRTNGLNSSCL